The Pediococcus inopinatus region AAATAAAGGCAGTATTATTACGAATTCCAGCTAATGTTATTGGTGATGGGCATCATACAGTAAAACAGTTAGTTGCAATTAAAAATAAGAGTACTTTACGTGGCCTGAATGATCGAACACCGCTTACAAAGATTTCTTTGGGTGTGGTCGAACAAGCCATGTTGAAAAGCCAAAGCCTTACGGTTGATTCAATTCCGGTGGTTGGTAAGCGCACCTATCTTAGAAAAAATTCAAATATCAGTTCCGGTGGTGATTCCATTGATGTAACTGATCAAATTGACTTTACTTACAAGGAAAAAGCTGTAGCTGCTGTGAAGTGTTTAGGTGCAAAAATATGTGGAATTGATTTGATTATTCCAGATAGATTAGTTCCGGTTTCTAGTCACGAGTCCTACTCAATTATCGAGGCCAACTACAATCCGATGATGGATATGCATTGCTATCCCTATAAGGGTAAAAAACGTCGAGTAACAGTAGACGTGTTAGAGTTCCTGTTTCCACAACTAACCAATTTGTAATGCTTCATTCAATAATGATAATAATGATGAGTACGCAAAAATAAATATATAGTAAAAGGCAATCATAATTTCCAATTTGGAGTACATCCTTTTGGAGGATCATGATTGCCTTTTTAAACGCTTGTATGTTTAAGGCTTTACAAGAGAGTTATCTGGTGTGGTAGACTTATTACTACTTTTTATCGTTATAATTAGACGGTGAGAAAGACAAATACTTTGTTGACCTGGTTTACTAATCCAACCAGTATTGACAGCAATCTGGTCTGGTGTATTGTCTTCCTTGTCTCGAATGCGTGTCCCATTAACTTCTATAATATTATATTCACCAGAGTGTGGGTGTAAGGTAAATAATTTATGTGGTTTTTTTTTTGATAATTTAATTTTTTTTGGGTCTTCGGAATATATAGTGGAATTACTTTTTTAATAGTTTAAAAACAACTGGTGTTTAAATCGGATTTTCTAGTGGGATGTTAGGACAATCAATAGTATTATAAAAGTATCAATCACATACGAGTGATACGTTGGGGAAAAAATAAAATAGTCCAATTTACTTGACCGTGTACTATGGTACACGGTTTATAATATTCATGGGGTGAAATAAGATGATTTACCGCATTAGTGAGTTTGCAGAAAAATGTGGCGTTAATAAAGAAACGATTAGATATTACGAGCGAAAAAATTTACTACAAGAACCTCACCGAACGGAAGCTGGTTATCGGATATATTCATATGATGACGTTAAGCGTGTTGGGTTTATTAAACGAATACAGGAACTTGGATTTTCTTTAAACGAGATTTATAAATTACTTGGTGTTGTAGATAAAGATGAAGTTCGTTGTCAAGATATGTTCGAATTTGTTTCTAAAAAACAAATGGAAGTTCAAAAACAAATAGAGGATTTAAAACGAATTGAAACTATGTTAGACGACTTAAAACAACGATGTCCAGATGAAAAGCAATTACATTCGTGTCCAATAATAGAAACATTAACATGAGAGATTAACGAAAGGGGCTTTATTATGAATAAATTTAAGGTAAACATTCAAGGAATGACCTGTGCGGGTTGTGAAAAACACGTTGAATCAGCACTTGAAAAGATAGGTGCTAAAAATATTGAGTCTAGTTTTCGTCGTGGTGAAGCAGTATTTGAACTACCCAATGAAATTGAGGTTGAAAGTGCAATAAAGGCGATTGATGAAGCAAATTACAAAGCCAGAGAAATTGAAGAAGTATCATCACTAGAAAACGTGGCGTTAAGTAATGAAGACAATTATGACCTTCTTATTATTGGTTCTGGTGCTGCTGCCTTTTCATCGGCAATTAAAGCTATAGAATACGGTGCAAAAGTTGGAATGATTGAGCGTGGAACGGTTGGGGGAACCTGTGTGAATATTGGCTGTGTTCCGTCAAAAACTCTTCTTAGGGCAGGGGAAATCAATCATTTATCAAAAGACAACCCGTTTATAGGTTTACAAACATCCGCTGGAGAAGTGGATTTAGCTAGTTTAATCACGCAAAAGGATAAATTGGTGAGCGAACTTCGGAATCAAAAATATGTGGATTTAATTGATGAATATAATTTTGATTTAATTAAAGGTGAAGCAAAATTCGTTGATGCTAGTACGGTTGAGGTCAATGGGGCAAAGTTATCTGCAAAACGCTTTTTAATTGCAACAGGTGCATCTCCTTCATTGCCCCAAATTTCAGGACTTGAAGAAATGGACTATTTAACTAGTACAACACTTCTTGAGTTAAAGAAAATGCCAAAACGATTAACTGCAATTGGTTCAGGATACATTGGAATGGAGCTTGGACAACTATTTCATCATTTAGGTTCAGAAATAACGCTTATGCAAAGAAGTGAGCGACTTTTAAAGGAGTATGATCCTGAGATTTCAGAGTCAGTTGAAAAAGCGTTAATTGAACAGGGGATAAGCCTTGTCAAAGGGGCAACTTTTGAGCGTGTTGTACAAAGTGGAGAGATAAAAAAGGTTTACGTAACAGTAAATGGCAGTAAAGAAGTTATTGAATCAGATCAGTTACTTGTTGCCACTGGAAGAAAACCAAATACGGATTCTTAAAATTAAGTGCGGCAGGTGTTGAAACCGGAAAAAATAATGAAATCCTGATCAATGATTTTGGTCAAACAAGTAATGAAAAGATTTATGCAGCAGGAGATGTGACGTTAGGACCGCAATTTGTATATGTAGCAGCCTATGAAGGTGGAATTATTACTGATAATGCTATCGGTGGGTTAAACAAAAAAATAGATTTATCGGTAGTTCCTGCTGTTACGTTTACGAATCCAACGGTTGCAACGGTTGGTTTAACAGAAGAACAAGCAAAAGAGAAAGGGTATGATGTGAAGACATCTGTATTACCTTTAGATGCTGTTCCAAGAGCAATTGTAAACCGTGAAACAACCGGTGTATTTAAACTAGTAGCAGATGCAGAAACACTAAAAGTATTAGGGGTTCATATTGTATCTGAGAATGCAGGAGATGTCATCTATGCAGCATCATTAGCTGTTAAATTTAACTTAACGATAGAAGATTTAACAGAAACCCTAGCACCATATTTAACAATGGCTGAAGGGCTAAAATTAGCTGCACTTACGTTCGATAAAAATGTTTCGAAATTATCTTGTTGTGCAGTCTAAGTGAACTTTTTTTACAATTCCCTATTCAAGTGAACCAGCTAATACTGTACTAAAGTGTGCAGTAGTTTAGCAAAGTCTACAAAAGGATTTCATACACTATTTTGCGATCACCCATTATATAAATGCTTTAAGGGATTTTCTAAGTGCATTTGTGGTCACAAAAATAATTTAACACTGATGATTTCGACATCAAATCTATATTTGATACCTTAACACCGCAGAGTAATAAAGGATGAACAATATGTCAGACTTATTATCCCTACCAGACATTAAAACAATAGAATCACCACAAGAAAATGAAACCGATATGATGTTTAAAGTTGAAGCAGTCGGACCACCTGAACGTTGTCCTGAATGTGGTTTTGACAAGTTGTACAAACACAGTTCAAGAAATCAACTAATTATGGATTTGCCCATTCGTTTAAAGCGAGTGGGCTTACAATTGAACCGTAGACGATACAAGTGTCGTGAATGCGGATCTACCTTCTGGGAACGCCTAGTATCTGTAGA contains the following coding sequences:
- the merR gene encoding Hg(II)-responsive transcriptional regulator, encoding MIYRISEFAEKCGVNKETIRYYERKNLLQEPHRTEAGYRIYSYDDVKRVGFIKRIQELGFSLNEIYKLLGVVDKDEVRCQDMFEFVSKKQMEVQKQIEDLKRIETMLDDLKQRCPDEKQLHSCPIIETLT